In a genomic window of Pseudoliparis swirei isolate HS2019 ecotype Mariana Trench chromosome 20, NWPU_hadal_v1, whole genome shotgun sequence:
- the LOC130211174 gene encoding SAM domain-containing protein SAMSN-1-like isoform X1: MLHRTASNVSDKAKSSKPKRSTSFGRFEGLRHHSKPEENGTNALTEESETLDSDRPAGLGKKMKAISLTMRRRMAKKHAKSFEETGEDADKDPEVETERVPAAEKNAAKSSNSLESLYSGQSSSSGVTSESNGSGQRDSLRLEEDGSYQGPFCGRARVHTDFVPSPYDTDSLKLKVGDIINITSKPPMGIWTGMLSNKVGNFKFIYVDVVADKEEEEEVPKIRQQKLSKRPRPKTLLELLERLNLEEYASALLLNGYQTVDDLQHLQEKHLIELNVKDPEDRRKLLAAAECRYTGDDVTDEEELRSSHSLQEEDSDCPRDSGCFIPSEC, from the exons ATGTTACACAGGACGGCCTCCAATGTGTCGGACAAAGCAAAGAGCAGCAAGCCCAAG CGCTCCACCAGCTTCGGCAGGTTTGAGGGTCTCAGACATCACTCCAAACCAGAGGAAAACGGAACTAACGCG CTCACAGAAGAATCTGAGACGTTGGACTCGGACAGACCAGCTGGACTtgggaagaagatgaaggcgATTTCACTGACGATGCGACGAAGAATGGCCAAAAAACACGCCAAGTCTTTTGAGGAGACT GGTGAAGACGCAGACAAAGACCCGGAGGTAGAGACGGAGAGAGTCCCTGCGGCTGAGAAAAACGCTGCAAAGTCAAGCAACTCCTTAGAGAGTCTCTACAGCGGCCAGAGCTCCTCGA GTGGCGTGACCAGCGAGTCCAACGGTTCCGGTCAGAGAGACAGcctgaggctggaggaggacggCTCCTATCAGGGCCCGTTCTGCGGCAGAGCTCGCGTCCACACAGACTTCGTTCCCAGCCCGTACGACACAGACTCCCTCAAGCTCAAG GTCGGCGACATCATCAACATCACCAGCAAGCCTCCGATGGGCATCTGGACGGGCATGCTGAGCAACAAAGTGGGCAACTTCAAGTTCATCTACGTTGACGTCGTGGcggacaaagaggaggaggaggaagttccGAAGATCAGACAACAGAAGCTGAGCAAAAGACCTCGGCCGAAAACGCTGCTGGAGTTACTGGAGCGACTGAATCTGGAG GAGTACGCCTCTGCCTTGCTGCTCAACGGCTACCAGACGGTGGACGACCTGCAGCACCTGCAGGAGAAACACCTGATAGAGCTGAACGTCAAAGACCCCGAGGACCGACGCAAGCTCCTCGCTGCTGCTGAATGCCGCTACACAG GTGACGATGTCACGgacgaggaggagctgaggtccTCCCACAGTCTACAGGAAGAGGACAGCGACTGTCCCAGAGACTCGGGTTGCTTCATTCCATCCGAATGTTAA
- the LOC130211174 gene encoding SAM domain-containing protein SAMSN-1-like isoform X2, which yields MKAISLTMRRRMAKKHAKSFEETGEDADKDPEVETERVPAAEKNAAKSSNSLESLYSGQSSSSGVTSESNGSGQRDSLRLEEDGSYQGPFCGRARVHTDFVPSPYDTDSLKLKVGDIINITSKPPMGIWTGMLSNKVGNFKFIYVDVVADKEEEEEVPKIRQQKLSKRPRPKTLLELLERLNLEEYASALLLNGYQTVDDLQHLQEKHLIELNVKDPEDRRKLLAAAECRYTGDDVTDEEELRSSHSLQEEDSDCPRDSGCFIPSEC from the exons atgaaggcgATTTCACTGACGATGCGACGAAGAATGGCCAAAAAACACGCCAAGTCTTTTGAGGAGACT GGTGAAGACGCAGACAAAGACCCGGAGGTAGAGACGGAGAGAGTCCCTGCGGCTGAGAAAAACGCTGCAAAGTCAAGCAACTCCTTAGAGAGTCTCTACAGCGGCCAGAGCTCCTCGA GTGGCGTGACCAGCGAGTCCAACGGTTCCGGTCAGAGAGACAGcctgaggctggaggaggacggCTCCTATCAGGGCCCGTTCTGCGGCAGAGCTCGCGTCCACACAGACTTCGTTCCCAGCCCGTACGACACAGACTCCCTCAAGCTCAAG GTCGGCGACATCATCAACATCACCAGCAAGCCTCCGATGGGCATCTGGACGGGCATGCTGAGCAACAAAGTGGGCAACTTCAAGTTCATCTACGTTGACGTCGTGGcggacaaagaggaggaggaggaagttccGAAGATCAGACAACAGAAGCTGAGCAAAAGACCTCGGCCGAAAACGCTGCTGGAGTTACTGGAGCGACTGAATCTGGAG GAGTACGCCTCTGCCTTGCTGCTCAACGGCTACCAGACGGTGGACGACCTGCAGCACCTGCAGGAGAAACACCTGATAGAGCTGAACGTCAAAGACCCCGAGGACCGACGCAAGCTCCTCGCTGCTGCTGAATGCCGCTACACAG GTGACGATGTCACGgacgaggaggagctgaggtccTCCCACAGTCTACAGGAAGAGGACAGCGACTGTCCCAGAGACTCGGGTTGCTTCATTCCATCCGAATGTTAA
- the hspa13 gene encoding heat shock 70 kDa protein 13, with amino-acid sequence MSGEISLIGSVILALFLAGYLGQQYLPPPKPKVIGLDLGTTFCSVGVFHPGSGEVEVIADAEGRKSIPSAVSFTATAVLAGHDAVDLADGDPQNTVYDAKRFIGKIFEAEALEEESARYPFKVINNNGSAEFLLSTNHTFTVSPEFVASRLLLTMRKMAERRLDAHIQKAVIAVPAEFDERQRNFTVRAANLAGLEILRVINEPTAAAMAYGLHKVDVFNVLVVDLGGGTLDVSLLNKQGGMFFTRAMAGNNKLGGQDFSQRLLQYTMERARQEFGAPPALKEDIHRLRQAVEAAKLNLTLHSSVTVRVPLSLRVRSESAGGAAPAPVLFQAVITRELFEQLNEDLFQKILAPVETVLAEGRLDKADVDEIVLVGGSTRIPRIRRLIGEYFGKDPNTSVDPDLAVVTGVAIQAGIMGGSWPLQVSAIEIPNRHLRKTNFS; translated from the exons ATGTCTGGAGAAATTTCTCTGATTG GTTCGGTCATCCTGGCCCTGTTCCTGGCCGGCTACCTGGGCCAGCAGTACTTACCCCCCCCTAAACCAAAAGTGATCGGCCTGGATCTGGGCACCACTTTTTGCTCGGTCGGCGTTTTCCACCCGGGCAgcggggaggtggaggtgatcgCGGACGCAGAAGGGAGGAAGAGCATCCCGAGCGCCGTCTCGTTCACCGCCACCGCGGTGCTGGCCGGACACGACGCCGTGGACCTGGCCGACGGCGACCCGCAGAACACCGTCTACGACGCCAAGAGATTCATCGGGAAGATATTTGAAGCGGaggcgctggaggaggagagtgctCGGTACCCGTTTAAG GTGATTAACAACAATGGGAGTGCAGAGTTTCTGCTTTCCACCAACCACACCTTCACCGTGAGCCCGGAGTTCGTCGCCTCTCGGCTGCTGCTGACGATGAGGAAGATGGCCGAGCGACGGCTCGACGCGCACATCCAGAAAGCCGTCATCGCGGTGCCGGCCGAGTTCGACGAGAGACAGAGGAATTTCACCGTCAGGGCCGCCAACCTCGCCG GCCTGGAGATCCTGCGTGTGATCAACGAGCCCACGGCCGCCGCCATGGCCTACGGCCTGCACAAGGTGGACGTGTTCAACGTGCTGGTGGTCGACCTCGGGGGAGGGACCCTGGATGTCTCTCTGCTCAACAAACAGGGAGGCATGTTCTTCACCAGAGCCATGGCAG GGAATAACAAGCTGGGAGGTCAAGACTTCAGCCAGAGGTTGCTCCAGTACACCATGGAGCGAGCCCGGCAGGAGTTTGGCGCCCCGCCCGCTCTCAAAGAGGACATCCACCGCCTCCGACAGGCCGTGGAAGCCGCTAAGCTCAACCTCACCCTCCACTCCAGCGTCACCGTCCGCGTGCCCTTGAGCCTCCGCGTCCGCTCGGAGTCGGCCGGAGGCGCCGCTCCCGCCCCGGTCCTCTTCCAGGCCGTGATCACCCGCGAGCTGTTCGAGCAGCTCAACGAGGACCTTTTCCAGAAGATCCTGGCTCCCGTGGAGACCGTGTTGGCCGAGGGCCGCCTGGACAAAGCGGACGTGGACGAGATCGTTCTGGTCGGAGGGTCCACCAGGATCCCGCGCATCAGGAGGCTGATCGGCGAGTACTTTGGGAAGGACCCGAACACGTCGGTAGACCCGGACCTGGCCGTGGTGACGGGTGTCGCCATCCAGGCCGGCATCATGGGCGGCTCCTGGCCTCTGCAAGTGAGCGCCATCGAAATCCCCAACAGACACCTGCGCAAGACGAACTTCAGCTAA